One genomic segment of Fusobacterium nucleatum includes these proteins:
- a CDS encoding epoxyqueuosine reductase QueH, with product MKVNYDLKMEEILKEVTQSGKKKRLLIHSCCGPCSSSVLEYLKDYFKIDIYYYNPNITFDYEYYARKQEQKDMLKKLNYDMNVIEGIYNPKKDFFEKIKGLENEKEGGKRCYSCYDIRIRETAKKAKEEGYDFFSTVLSISPMKNVNYINEIGERYSKEYDIPFLFADFKKKNRYLRSVQISKELNMYRQEYCGCIFSKVEKEQRDREKALKEKQEGEVKND from the coding sequence ATGAAAGTTAATTATGATTTAAAAATGGAAGAAATTTTAAAGGAAGTTACTCAGAGTGGAAAGAAAAAAAGATTGCTTATTCACTCTTGTTGTGGTCCTTGTAGTTCATCTGTTTTAGAATATTTAAAAGATTATTTTAAAATAGATATTTACTATTACAACCCTAATATAACCTTTGATTATGAATATTATGCTAGAAAACAAGAACAAAAAGATATGTTAAAAAAATTAAATTATGATATGAATGTTATTGAGGGAATTTATAATCCAAAGAAAGATTTTTTTGAAAAAATAAAAGGGCTTGAAAATGAGAAAGAAGGAGGAAAGAGATGTTACTCTTGTTATGATATAAGAATAAGAGAAACAGCTAAAAAAGCTAAGGAAGAGGGTTATGATTTTTTTAGTACAGTTTTAAGTATAAGTCCAATGAAAAATGTAAACTACATAAATGAGATAGGAGAAAGATATTCAAAAGAATACGATATTCCATTTTTATTTGCAGATTTTAAAAAGAAAAATAGATATTTAAGATCGGTACAAATTTCAAAAGAATTAAATATGTATAGACAGGAATATTGTGGCTGTATATTTTCAAAAGTAGAAAAAGAACAAAGAGATAGAGAAAAGGCTTTAAAAGAAAAACAGGAGGGAGAAGTAAAAAATGACTAG